AAATTAATATTTGTAAATATATAATTACATTCAACACCATTATTATTTCCAATATCTGTTTTAATACTTTGAACATATTTTTTAGTTATTTTTTCGACAAATTCTTTAGGTGTTTCTGCATAAAAACTTTCAGTAATTATTGTAGAACGATCTTTTATGCTCATATTAATGATATTTCTATTTGGGAAAGTCGATTTAATTGCTTCTTCAACGGTCATACCTTGAAATTGAGTATTTTCAAGTTTTCTATTAAAGAAATTACTCTTTGAGGCTAAATGAAGTTCCAAATCAACACTAAAGTCGCCACTGGGATAATCAGTGCTCATCGGCACTCCTAAATATCCAGCCATAATAAAGTCATATTGTTTGGCGTCATAAAACTTCTTATAAAATATTTTGACGATGTCGCCTTCTTTGATTGATTCTGTAAAGTCTAAAGGTAAGTTCCAAAGAGTTAATTTGGCTTGTTTTGAGGCCACATATTTATAGCTTGAATACAAATCTGATATCGATATGTCTACATGTATTCCATTATAAGTCTCAATAACAATTTTTGGATTATCTTCTGGAATAGAATCACCTATTGTAGAATTGTCAGGTAAATGTGAATTATAAAATTCAATTTTAAAGTCGTATTTTAGTATTTTATGTATCATATATATATCCTTTATATTATGAAGTAGTAAAAGTTTTGGCAACTTCCATAGTAAGACTTATCTCAACCTCATCAATATTGGGAGTGTCTTTAAGTGTTATAGAAGTTAATGTCACTACTTCTTTTATGCCAAAAGCTGGACTGAAGGCAGTGAAAGGTACTCCAGCTTCAATTCTATTGTTGAGTTGAGTTTTTACTAAATGGCTATCATATTGTAGTATTGCAGAGCCAAAAATAGATGCTTGCATATCTTCAATTATTTCCTTATAGAAACTGGTTAGAACACCAGAATTTAGGCTAATAATTTCACTGTTTAGTATTGGATTATAGCTTACGTATCCTGCTTTGCGAGTATAGTAGTTAACAATAGGACGTTTTGAACATGAAGTGTTGTAAGTTATGCTTATAAGTTCATTTTTAGGTTTTATGAAAAATAATTGAGGAATATATCCAAGACCTTTAAAATCAAGTCTTGGGAATAGTACTATAAAATTATCATGTACGAACAAACTAAGTGTTTGTGTGACTATTTCTTTGATCAAATTAGTAATTTGAAATGAATTCATATTTGCTCTCCTAGTGAGGTGTTTCTACACTACTGTCAGTTTCAGTTTTAGTAGAATCTGTGCCGTTCCACCAGTCTTTAAAACCTTGTACGATACTTGATGTTAATTTAGAAAAATTGAACACTGATTTTAATGGTTCAACAATACTTTTCTGAAAACTAAATTCCACTAACCAATTTGTTAATTTGGTTAATATACCAAGTAGTGGTTTGAGTGCATTAACGGTAAGTGTATTTATATTTTCAGTAATTTTTGTAACTTTACTACTAGTATCTTCTTTAAAAGAAGTGGCTTTTGTAAGACCAGTTGATAGTAAATCTTTATGTATTTCTTTGATTAAGTTTATTCGTGAATCAAATTCATTATTTAATGATGTGACGCGTTCATATTCCATTTGTTTTTGTTCGCTGTATTTATGACCAAATTCTTTAAAGACACTCATAGCTTTAAAAATAGAGCCTCCTTCACCCTTTAGTAGTGTTGAAACTTCTGAAATAGCATCATTATCACTAATACCACTAGATTTAAGACTTGCAGCGAGCATAACAGCTGAATTTAGATTTTCTTTTGTATTAATACCTAATTCAGTAAGATCACCCTTAAGAACAGCAGCAGAACGTAAGAACAATTCCTTGTCAGCTTCTCGTTCAAATCCTCTCATGTCACTTATTTTTTTACTTAGGTCATTATATTCATT
This genomic interval from Borrelia hispanica CRI contains the following:
- a CDS encoding DUF693 family protein; the protein is MIHKILKYDFKIEFYNSHLPDNSTIGDSIPEDNPKIVIETYNGIHVDISISDLYSSYKYVASKQAKLTLWNLPLDFTESIKEGDIVKIFYKKFYDAKQYDFIMAGYLGVPMSTDYPSGDFSVDLELHLASKSNFFNRKLENTQFQGMTVEEAIKSTFPNRNIINMSIKDRSTIITESFYAETPKEFVEKITKKYVQSIKTDIGNNNGVECNYIFTNIN
- a CDS encoding DUF792 family protein, coding for MNSFQITNLIKEIVTQTLSLFVHDNFIVLFPRLDFKGLGYIPQLFFIKPKNELISITYNTSCSKRPIVNYYTRKAGYVSYNPILNSEIISLNSGVLTSFYKEIIEDMQASIFGSAILQYDSHLVKTQLNNRIEAGVPFTAFSPAFGIKEVVTLTSITLKDTPNIDEVEISLTMEVAKTFTTS